aatctggataggataacttaaaaaaaaaaaaaaaaattttaactggaccataatcgattacaaatcgtcacgtgacgcatcgcgatgcatcgatacatcgatgaattgcacccacctctagtagaaagtagggtgaacattgggattggcccttaatgtTGTGGATGATCACCAATGACTTtgggcttttattgtgaaacacCAGATAATGGGACTCCTTTTAATGAGAAGTCTACTTTAAAATGATTAGATGTGAAACAATCTGCTGTTAAAATAAAGGAAACATGAGTTTTTAGAAGAAGAGTGTCTCTTTGGTTGTTTTGGTGGATTGAGTCTGGCCTGCATCACTGAGGTCTGTCCGGTATCTGTCAAAGTGCTTCTACTGAATATGAATACTAGCAGGTGTTCGGTCTGTTCCCACCCCGGGGGTCACAGGTCATCCAGTTCCATCCATGGGGGTTTTCTGGGCCTGGAACCAGCACTAATGGcatttttccactagcacctactcagcctgactctacccgcctcggtttggttcttttccactaaaGGGTGTAACGTgttgagtagatacttttctgtatctattctgccgaggttctaagctgctgagtcggctgtatctgacatcatcacactacaggccaccgattggtcggggggttggagtcagacgtctgagtcaggatgtgacatcagtgaaatgggccttttgcactagtcccgcctcagctcggttctacccgccacggccccgtcttgcgcttttgcactacgggctgaggcgggtagagccgctccaaaccgatactttttctgtaaccattctggcgaggttctttgcgggctgagccgggactatttctgacgtcaccaccctccgtgccactgattggtcgggggcggggccgtcatcaccctccactgattggtcggggggcggggccgtcagacgtttgaatccggaagcgggagtcagcgcgagcgcgactcgctgcgattttattataaagcgcaaaaagtctgtttcatgatccaactctgagggtcagatgttcataaacctggtgctgaggagagaattaaaaagggatctagatggagataaggaacgaccagatctaccaggagctctgtctcttcatagctgctcacggctccagctgacttttcagcagcaccgagacaaactaacaaacattAATAAGTGTTGCCGCTTGAATCTTccctcactctcatttttaaattgatattgaacacaagtcacagacccagcagcacatctatcatctcctccaggttctacatctttagtgttgttgtcttctttgtttagatacacaatcaaatacgtcacagcagcttcactccaacctcctacttctgatctgggtgttgaaaagaaacgagggcgagtcgagtcgagttgggctgagtaggtgctagtggaaaagcaacaTAAGGGATTTGGGGGTGCTGAACGCTTCCTCTCTTCAGGCTCCTGCCAGGAACTGAAACCATCAAGATGAGCCAACGGGACCCGATTTGTGGTGCTGAAACGCCAAAGATGAATTctgaggggtgtgtgtgtgtgtgtgtgtgttcccgtCTTACTCATGATGGGGAAGGCTATCCCGAACAGGAACACGGCCACTCCTCCCAGCACGGACAGGAACAGGTAGCTGGCCACCAGGATGGCCAGCACGCACACGGACGGGTGGTTTCTACGGAAACGGCGGATAGGAGCCCGGTTCTCTGCTGCCCAGACGAAGCCCAGGAACATCAAGGTGACCACCGTCGCCCCCACCAACATCTGGAACGGCTGGAAATACCTGAGAGAGGACGAGCAGAAGCTCAGTGCTCAAACACCTCACCTGAACTTATTCACGATCTCGAAAAAACGTCTGATCTGATTGGAGAAACCCATTTTTAAGAACCTCCAGCCCACTCCAGAACTACTCCTGACGAAGCTGTTACGATAGAAGGAACCAGGACCCGGAGGCAGGACCACAGAGGGCCCGGCCAGCGTTTCCACCAGCAGGGTCATTGCTGCAGACACGCTGGTTCCCTCAACACCGGAACACCTTTTAAATGGTGTTAACAGGAATGAGGACTTCAGTAAGAACTTTACCGTCCAAACTTTGTTGTGGGtccaaaacagaaaaatactcaTCATTTAAGAATCTTTTTAGATCTGAGGTTGCAggctttattttaatgtttagtACATTTTAAGTGAGGAAACCTTCAGTCTGAAGACCAAAGATTCATCATGCATGAAGACCTTTGATCTCCAGCAGTGAGCATGAGCTgatgaggaggagcaggaggaggaggatggaggctGCCATGGCTCctgcagggggtccagggggtcctcagggaccggtgttctgccaatttctccTGCTTTGCCAAAGAAATGCTccttaatggttttctacctttgcagagctacaattttactgtgttttactccctaaaccacttccttgtctcttgccaggccgtcattgtaaataagaatgttattaatgacctgcctggttaaataaaggcgaatgactgaatgaatatcaaataaagccatagaattgattttttttctctctttatcgtataatgttcacaaagtgtaatgcaattcatgtaatgggtcgtgtattttgaaggatcaaatactcaacatcccatattatcagtacacgagttgttaaaaaaaaaaaaaaaaaagggggatggtggattttatcatatggggacagataatttgtgctgattacaaataatataatatattacaaataatagcagctgcagaaatactgcaggaatgacatagcagcagttaaatgcagccttctgtaagctttaaatatccactgggcttacatcaaatacatcaaaacacaacaataaaaaacacttttctgaacttatcaatatgactctgtccttcacaggataagtaacatggatcactgcaaaaactctaaatcttaacaagaatattagtcttatttctagttaaaatgtctcattttagtaaaaacaatcccattacacttaaaacaagactcatcactggaaaaaacaacaattttcacctgtttcaagtagattttcacttgaaataaatagaaaaatctgccagtggaacaagatttttttgcttgtaatgagaagataaatcttgtcccactgtcagatttttctatttatttcaagtgaaaatttacttgaaacaggtgaaaattgtcaaataagttatttttctggtgatgactctaaatgttgaaatagcagtaaaaccacatttattgaTGAAATTACCTCATCCACccacaactccagtactgcattttatcaattttacatcgtgcaagtaATGATGgtcgtggcaatcaaactttgataatcgactgtgcgcgtgcgcagaaccacaaagtagcatttctcggcagggagcaaaGATGGGCAGAacccctggtcctggtcccagcAGGGTCCTGCATCAGCAGCAGGACCTGCTCCACGTCACTCACCCCACCAGCGCCAGCAGGGCCAGTCCCCCCGCCAGGTAGTTGCTCTGATAGTACAGCAGGTTGTTGATCATCCGGTTGTTCCAGCGGTCCAGGTTCCGAATGTCCGGCACCGCAAACCGGGCCGAGCTCAGCAGGAAATCCTCCATGGTCCGCAGGGGTGGCGGCTGCACGCCCGCCATCTTTGCTTCGCGGTAAACAGACTACACGTCCCAGCGTGCAACGCGGCGagaggggggcggggccgaCCGGGGCTCGAGCAGCGAGAGCGCGCATGCGCGCGTACCCGTGACTGACGTGTCACAGATGTTCAGTTTGCAGCAAATGTTTCCTGCTCCCAGGACTTATTGGACGGAGAATCTTCGGGGACGAAACCAAGAAGCAGCAGTTTCATCCCCCCGCGCTCCCAGATGTTGTTCCAGTTAGTTTATGTTTTATAACTCCCAGGTCACGTGACCCGGTGACGTGGATCCTCAGCTGAACTCTCGCGATTCAAATGAGACACGgacttggactttttttttttagttttcttattgattttacaaaaaaacaaggcacataatatacaggtcaggactgtctcagaaaattagaatattgtgataaagtcctttattttctgtaatgcaaaaatgtcatacattctggattcattacaaatcaactgtaagccataatcagcaatattaaaataataaaaggtttgcaatatttcagttgatttgtaatgaatccagaatgtatgacatttttgtttttttaattgcattacagaaaataaagaacttcatcacaatattctaattttctgagacagtcctgtacattccAAAAGAACATTTTCATCGAAGAACACTGAGTGACCaatgagtaaaacaaaacaaagaagatacacagcgaaaaagaaagaaaaggaataaacacacaaacaaatataaaaaaatcgcAAGTGATCAGTCAGGAATTAGGGAACAAAGATACTTCTGAAGATGCTGGGGTTTTTGAATCatgaaagattttaaatattttttgtactgaTTTATTTCGTTTAGATATGCAATAAAGATTGGATTAATTTTCAAAAAGCGACATttatgaataaaacatttagccAATATAATTAAATTGTTAATTCCAAAGTctatttttttgtcctccacTTGTAAACCAACTTTAATGCTTTCAAATGTAAGAATAGGAATGGTTTGATCATTATAGGTTATCCAGTATTGGAAAGCTTCCCAAAAGGTCCTAGTTAggctacaagagaaaaaaagatgctcTAAGGTTTCGTTGTCTGCGTtacaaaaagtacaaatattcaAATCTAAATGAAaccttttatgtaaaaaaataattacatgGATAAACCtcattcattattttaaaattaactTCTTTAGCCTTaggtggaagtggaaaggaGAGGTAACTGGTTCTCATCTTAATTAAAAAACTAATAGTATAATGTTGAAACATATGTTTCCTCTTCAAAGGTGAAAAGAAACACACCAAAGTAAAATTAGTTCTCAAGAATTTATTATTgcattttttaactaaaaaaatacaaccatCTCGCGATTCAAATGAGACACAttgattttatcattatttttatttttacaattattttaatgtttctcTAAATTATTTTCAACACCACGTGACCCAGTAATTCCAAATCTAAACCGGATTTATTAATGAGACACACCTCCTTTATGTATTTTAAGGTCTCTATCATTTTATCTTAATATTTTATAGACATTTTTTTTGATTAATTTAATCTGAATTATGGAACTATCACAGACATATAAATAACACAGGTCAATTTGCATTTTATGGCTTCTTAAAGGGAACcatggctattaagacatgtaggtcttaaaagataaatgttggtatcaattataacaatgtgatataaaaaaccttgttgatgtcttcgtttttataaaatttgaaaatataatttaactcgtaggtcgccattgttgtttacaccgcaatgcattctgggtagtgacgtcagacggtggcacctgctagcccccgtacactgttttgacacccagaaacagatgaaaacacagctgaacaggtgacggcgcaccagaaacacagatgaaaatgcagctaaaaacattaaggtgacggcgcacctacaaaaaagtaaaagaaaaaaaagtacagcaccataaagcatgaactataaaaacaccataaaactcaaatAGACTAAACGACCAcgcgtttcaactagcagatagccgatgctacaataaaaaccccagccagatctggcgtcattaaataaataaagatgttcttgcctatttgacgcgaagtctgcgcctgccgtttcgtcaaagtcccgggccagtcccctcagcctctggtctgtcatcacccagcaccgaagccggttttagcgggggagaggggtgggctatgcccacccaaacgtgcatcctcccaccggcgtctccatcccggcgagagcggagagcgggtagcggtgcgctgcaggctctagagccacggctacgcagtctacgccgtctacgccgtaccatacgccgtaccctacgccgtaccctacgccgtaccctacgccgtctacgccgtagcctatgcCGTCTACGCCTTTGatcgactttgatcatttttgcagatctcccgtgcatcacagcacacgagaactttgatccagtttgcctgaaccgagacgtcttatgggctccctcgtcagcctccacggccgggagagtgctgctcatctatgttttggatacctgtcgcagttaaactaacgcggcttatcttcccagagccaccgttctacgtcatcgcccccagaatgcattgcgcaggtataacatggcgcctcccgcaggtcaaaatatgtgataaacattgtagatttttaaagcaattagattattttgtgtttctaacaacatattttagtataagagaaaaattgtggctaattagtcttaataaccagggttccttttaagttttACCGTAATATCTGTaaactaagaaaaaagaaaagacgcaTGCTTTTATTGCATTTGGGGCTCTTCtattttatgtcaaaacatttttATGAAAAGTCTCCCTTTGATAGGGAAAATACCTCAAAACCACTTAAGTTCTGGCTTCATTAAACGTTTACTTACTTTTAAGTAATGGTTTTATCACAGAGCACAGCCTGGATTAGAGGTTTTTAACTGAAACCTGTTCTCGAATCAACCCTTCCCAACTCCAGCTCCATCAGTCATGGCAGGGGGAAGAGTCACAGTCATGTTTAATGAAACCTTTCAGTGTAATGGCAGTTGTTATTCTCTGACACCTGCCCGGTCCGGGTGACAGTCAATAGGCTCGTCATTAGCTTCAATgctaaaatgttaaatgttgtGGATACTATTGGTCCCACTAAGGTGAAGGTTGTCTCTGGAAGGAAGACATATCCATGATGAAACTCCACACTGGTGAGAAATGGGAAAAGAGAGAGTCGGAAAGCTGAGCGcagatggagaaaaacaaacctcCAGGTTCATCATGACGTTTATAAAGAGAAACTTCACTCTTATAACTTACAACTGAGGAATTCAGGAAGTCCTACTTCTCTGACATTATCACCAAAAACCGTCGTAACGCCCTTATTTGCTGCAGTTGACAGGCTAACAAACCGTCCTTTATCCGCGGCGGCTGAACTTCTTCCCACCGTGACCTGAAATGACTTTGGCAAATTCTTCACAGACAAAATCCTAAATATTAGGCAAGAAGTTGGTACATCAGCAGCAAGTTCAGCATGTGTAAACCGGTTCAAACACCATGACACAGTTTCAACCCATTAACAGCTGAATCATCAGTCATCTGAAGCATCAATCATCAACAATCAGCTGAACTCCTCCGCTTCCTGTTTAGACGTCCTCCCTTTCCTGTCAGAAAGGTTTCAAAGATTTGGGAGTCGGACCTGTTAATCAACTAATCGTGAACTTGTCTTTAATGTCAGGTGTGTTTCCAGAGCCACTAAAATCAGCTGTAATTAAACCTCTGCTGAAAAGGGACAATCTTGACAAGACACAAATGTGCAACTACAGGATCTCAAATCTCCCAATTTTAAGTAAGACCATTGAAAAAGCAGTTTTTCAACAGCTAAATCATTTTTTAATACAAAACAACTGCTGTAATgcttccagtcaggttttagacagcaccacagcactgagacactGAGCAAAGTGTTTAATGACATATGTCTGAATACAGACAGTGGAAACATGTCGGTCTTagttttactggatctcagtgctgcatatAATCCACTTTACCACAATATTTAACTCAAACCCCTAGAGAACTATGCGGATCTTTACAGAACTGTACTAAACTGGTtaaaaacatacttagagaacaggaagtactttgtgtcaataggtaactttacatctgagcagacAAGAATAACATGTGGAgatccccaaggttccatcctgggacctcttctgtttaacatctactAACCTCTGCTTCCAGTGGCACAGGttataaagaacaacaaaataaactaccatGACACCCATATTACAATGTCACCATGAGACCGAGGCCTTGTTCAGGCTCTTGGTGTATTGAGCAGATTAATAAGtggatgtgccacaactttctccagctaaataacaaaactgaggtaattGTCTTTGGAACCAAAgactcagaatccaattcaaaattgtattacttgcttataaagcccaaaacagccTAGCTCcgtgatatttgcaagacctggtAGTAccgtatgttcctaacagagctctctgttctcttcattgtagatatgctgctgtaGAGCTACACTGCAGAGGGaatccaacatgatccactgggcggtgcccatcacccctccttctctttcctctctcagttattaattagaagtatctcataaccatcattgttgtccatcgttcttgtagtttgttgtgctggtctattttaaatactgatttgatctgttattttttactttctttctttttgtttaaattttaaatcatgctttttattttctactatttgatgatgttttaatgtctctgtaaggcaccttgaatcaccttttttgttgaattgtgctgtacagataaacttgccttgccaagAGTAAAACCCACCTGAAAGTACTGCATTTGAGTGTTTCTTGTCctttgttcaattcaattcaattcaattttatttgtatagcgtctaatacaacagaagttgtctctagacgctttccagagacccagaacatgaacataaacccccgagcattattacataaacagtggcaaggaaaaactcccctttgtgATGGACTTATGGACTGTTGGACTGATGATCTGTCCAGGGTGTTCCCCCAACACTCACCTGCACCGCTGGGATTGTCCTGCTCAGTTATAACCACCCACCTCGCAGAAGTTCTGTCTGGTGAAATAGGTCTGGTATCACTATGACCAATCCACATGAAAAGATGCTAATCTGGGACCGACTCCAGCAGAGTccatgaccctgaacaggaataAGGAGATGCAGATGAATGGATGGCTTATTCAACTTTACATTCATATTTGTAAGAACAGAAAATTAGATatttatatgtttgttttttctaacAGCTTCTAGATCATGTGACCCAGCGACTCCAACGCTAATGGTGCGTTCTGTTCATGcataactgtaaatgatgtcacACCCAAGCTGTCCACCAGGCAGCTGGATAAACTTGTTCATATGTCATCGGCTTTTCCAAAAGATGGACAGGTGGTTGCCACTACTATCCATTGTCAGCAACAATGAGAAGGGCTAGGGCAAATTAGGTTCAGTGAGCTCACCTCAACATACATCTTGTGACCACAACTCATTGGAACCATttatatcagaaacattttGCTGCAAGGATATTTTATAAGAATGGAGATTAAAgaagaaactgaagatgcatcgGCGAGTCTGTCAGGTCTTGTTGGAGTATTACACCAATGTGGAAGTCTGGCAGGGGGTTTTCTTTCATCTCAATTGCTACCACAGCGGTGTttgtttgttaaaaaaagaagtagcatccattgtttacttgttgtttctttttctgtaaTCTTTTTCATCTCCTTTTATGCTGCTAGCtctgtaaaaacaacaaaacaatcctCATTACAGCCACCTGGTGGTCAGTGGTGTTATTTGTTCAGTTGTGTGGTGCTGCAGCGTCAAGGAGGCACGCCGGCTGAAGGGTCTCAGAAAAAAAGGGTCTCAGAAGGGTCTCAATTGCATCTGTTACAATACAAATAGTCTCAGCATATACAGACTATTTGTATTGTAACAGATGCTATTGAAACAGAATGGGATTGAACTGCTATGCTGTGCACTGCAGCTCTGTGAGCTGTGAGCTAGCTTCATAGTTGCTGATGTGCGATGTAGTGCCATGAAACAATATGCACAAGATGGCCGGGAAGGAAGTTACTCTTTGGGTTACGTTTGGCGGGTTTTTGATGCAGGTTGGGATAGGACACTTTGAGACCACACCCCCTAAATGAAATCATACATTCTTTCAAATGAACGCATTGCTCCACTAGGACGGTCGTCCCTCAGCCTGCCGCTAAAAGGGTTCGACCTGTTGGGGTCACTTGTAGGTGGGGCAAAGCTAGCAGCATTGACTGCAGGTCCCAACAGACCTCTGCTAGTCCTTATTTCAGCTCTGGTGGGACTCGTCTTGAGTAATGTTGGCAAGTGGTGCGGACGGGTCCTGAAATGTTCTGAAACCAAAACTGCTTGACGTGAGGATCCAGCTGCTGCTAGAGGTAGAAACTGGTgagtactttttctgtaaccagaATCCAatctctgctgaggttctaagcggctgaagcctgatttatggttctgcg
This window of the Cololabis saira isolate AMF1-May2022 chromosome 21, fColSai1.1, whole genome shotgun sequence genome carries:
- the praf2 gene encoding PRA1 family protein 2, coding for MAGVQPPPLRTMEDFLLSSARFAVPDIRNLDRWNNRMINNLLYYQSNYLAGGLALLALVGYFQPFQMLVGATVVTLMFLGFVWAAENRAPIRRFRRNHPSVCVLAILVASYLFLSVLGGVAVFLFGIAFPIMMVLVHASLRLRNLKNKLENKLESIGLKRTPMGLLLEALGQEQEAGS